GGGCCTAATCAGGCTTCATGAAACTTGGACTTCTCCAGTCCATGATGTCTTGATAATTAATGATGAAGTTTGATTCGATCCGTCATCCAGTCAATACATATAGCACGGTCCTTTATCTTATTATGATATTACTAAAGCACAATAATGTTCTCTATTTGTATTGGGTTTGCTCGTCGCGACCATACAAAGGTGTGCGAGGGAAGAAAGGAGCAACAACAAAGGAGCAtactctctcttttttattttattcaggtCAAACAAACGTTACGTTATTTGTGTATAATTTCGTACTAAAACATTACAATCTATAATAGAATGAATGATATGTTGCCCGCATAGGCAGTCCAGTTGGTCAAGAAGTGGGACACAAAATGCCTTTCATGATGAATCTTGGAACAAGACCAAAGATCGAGTCTCGCAAGCGACAGTGTGGGGTACTTCTCTTCAAAATGAGGGGGCTCCTTATGCAGGGTGGGTTCAGGTCTAATCACTGTGTCTGACTGAATTACCATAATTAATCTCTTCCTACGTTCTGTTAGATCAAGTGTGGGAGCACTCGAGATGAGCGATTTACCTTTTAGACCATAAATGATATGTCCTAGTGGGGGATCCCACCCCTCCTCGTAATGGGGGCGGCCCATACTCCTCTCAGGATCAAACATAAAGAAATTGTGTATAATAGAAAGTAgctaaaaattatatcataacaTAAATTGTCAGACTCACAGACACAGTGGTGGTGGTCACAGTCACAGTCGCACTCAGTTAATCAATTAAAACCATGTCATACGATGAGTGGTTTACTTTTCATTCCTGTCAACATGCTATTGGATATTCATACCTCACGTGCCatcaatgataaaataatatataaattcttcacaatacatatatatatatatatagtttattatTGTAGCAATTAATAGTTGCTTACTATTATAATAAGCtctaattagttaattaaagcCTGTCGGTGTCGGTGGCTGTTCCTTCTGTTTCTCAATCGGCGATCAATTCCAAACCCTACCGTATTATACGATTTCAAGTTTTGATCCAATCCAAACATTCATTCAAGATGTGTTCAAATTTACTCGGTTTGCgtgtataataatattattatatgtcgAATGAAAAACAAAGAACGAATGAAATACGGATCAAAAACTCACTTACCTTGACTTGAAGAAGATCACCGACGATGAatttttcttccctttgatctctctctctctctccttcgtTTTAGCTGCGGCTAGCTACTTAGGGCTAcgtggttatatatatatatatttacttttctAAGGCTTAGTTtgattagattttttaaaaaaaattaaaaagtcgTGTAATATTCAAAGTTGTGTAATAACATTTAAGTTGGGTAATGTTTAAACTGATAAcgtatttagataaatatatttttaaactattagtATAAAGTTATGTGTTTAGTTTATAAAAACTGATAAACTGTTAGAACttgataaaaagaataaaatggaGATAACActaaataatgtaaataaaatttaaaaaatataattttttttaaaaaaattaaattaatatccaattgctaaaatacttacaattacatattaataaattataaaaaaattaaaatatataatttttatactttatgtataaatttagatttaattcataaaaatcttcaaatacttagaattttgatatttattacaaaattataaaattatacatgatacaataattgataatcaaataaatttaataattatgaaattcaaaattagatacACAAGGAAGGCAACGATGAAGTCAGATATGAAAGCAGGAGGTGGTAGAGGATGTGACCAAAGAGAAGACTCATGCGACGGCAACGATGATGTCGGATCTAGAAGTAAGAGGCAATGATGGCAACTTGCAGCTGCGCTGGAGGCGATGGCAGGCAACAACGACCGTTGTGGGAAGAGATTCAGCGATGGCAATAATGGAAAAGGCACATATGTTGCGTGAAAAGAGGGCTTCGTTGGTTTGGGAATGTATAAGGATATGAATGTAAATATTGAAATTGACAAAAGGCAAGATCGTCATTTTATTGGTCAACTCCAAAAATTACTGTTTTTAAGCTGTTGGTAAAttcaaatagataagaaaataagcTTGTTAGCTTATAAGTTATACTAAACCGCATTGCCAAACAAGCACTAAGTTTTTCGAGATTTGTCGTTTCTGTATaatccttaattattttattcagataCTGTTTAATTTGCAAATTAATACCTCATCACTGTTTTCCTTGTCCTacttatatctatattttaaattatcttatatatttattctgAATTTTAAACTCCTAACCAATGTTACATAGGGTGCGTTTGATGGCatgaatttttcatgaaaaataccatatttaagaaatttaattccATCATTGTTGTTTGACACAcaacatttttcatggaatttaatttcatggtataactatttaaaacatattttgacctaatttctatgaaaatttgattctaagggtgtgtttgattggagGATGAAAAGTGGAgtggaattccaattccttgattttaaggaaaatcttcactttttaaactaagagtgcgtttgattgcaagggtggaatttgagtgggaaaaaaatgaattcctagaaattgaaaatttaagctgtttgattggtataattttttacctagaaaatgatgttatttttcatcttttagtgtttgattgataatattttccatagaaTTAGATCATTTTACTGgcatttcgtgtttgataggcattatttttcatgaaaaatgacacatttttcatggaattcaatggtgaaaatgtattaaaaaatattaaatcttgtacaaaaaaattaaaataataacgtattttaaaataattaaattattttctcaaagaaataaaactacaaaattatttttgttttgtttttcaaaaaaataatttatacgtaATTTtggcatattttctttttatacatttatatttattaattattaaaaatataaaataatttacaaaccCTCCCCCATCCACCTTCCCTTCTCCCTCATCCCCAACTGTCGCCCACCCACTGTCCTTCTCAATTGTCAGGAAAATTCCATCTCCTCCCCCAAAGAATTTGATTTCCATGGTTTGAACGAAAATGACCTCACGTGACCATTAATGGGAAAGTGAGTtccctagaaaaaaaaatgctatcaaacaatgcaaaagttggaaattgggtagaaaaattacattttcCTTGGAAAATTTGGGCTATCAAACGCGCCCTAAGatgaaatttgaattccatgaaaaaaaaaattgtttgatggattttcttggaatttggatggaaaataaatttcactcTCATTTTCCACCCCTATCAAACGCACTCTTAATTTATACTAAGTAACGTTgatataacaatttaaatataatgattatgAGAGACTCactcatttaattcttttaatataaCAACTTGATAGAGTAAATTTCAcatcattatatttaaattatcacatcAGAATTATTTcgtataaattaaataacattgtttaaaaaatcaaaactctatctatttatatatatatatgtatagctagatatattatatatatatatatatattttatatcatcatCGATGTGTTGAAGGGTCTCTGGAGACATTTCAACCCATAGGGTCATGACCCACATATGAAGGCCCAAGCTCAGAAAATTCATGTGAGTTGAAAACAAGTAGTCGGAAAAAATTCAGCAGATCCTATGAGTTGAAGGGTCTTTTGGAGACTCTCTCGAATCCCGTAAAGGGAGGAGGAAGGAAAAATCAGCTCTCTTGctagatatttttaataaaaaaattattattaatatatcattGTATACATCTTAGATTACATAATGATGTATTAATGtctaaaatatcctcatctAAGGggtatttatgtcatttatatatcttatgtaACCCAACGTGTACATAAATGATATACAAATAACATGaccttttttaataaataaacaaacgtaaatgaataattttaaaaattccttCAAAAATCTTGCAAAAGATAagacttatttataaaaaattcaaattttagcaCAATTCAAagtatcaataatatttatcacCAACTCTCAATCTTCTCTATTAAATAGGTAACACCTTATtctaaaaaagataaatctctaatattaattcaaaaattttataacaatGCGCTTCCATCTCAAATGTTTGAGTTAAATATTAAAGTACTTAAGCAAAGAATGTCTTAAACATTTTGCCAATTTGTGTCTTGTAACATTCTAATGGTCCGGAGACGAGAGTAATCTTTCCAATGTCATGAATAGAAAGCATATTCATATTAACactcaataaattaaaacataacatgTTCATCTTTAAGAATAATTTAGATGATAGTAATAACCAATACttcttaataaatataaaattattatatttaatttattgtttccagagattataaattataatttatttcataacCTTTGGTTGTTAgattttaaatattgattatagttttaatcattttaataatttaaacaagAATTTTGATACATAACAAacgataataaaattttatgattaaaggAATAGTTAAatcttgaaattaaaaaaatttgctaAAAGTCACTTCCGTCTAATCCAAACGTTATTAACCATGAAAGCATTTaactatattttgaaattaaaaagtaCTTTGCTTCAATCAGCTTCCTAAGCACATAAAACAATACTTAAAACTCTTTTAGGTGATGCAACTACCAAATCATACTCCCTAACTGATTGAATTGATTGGAGAAATAAAAACGAaccaaattaattgattaatttaaaaaaattaaacttaaaactatATATACCGAATCAAaccaattaaactaaaaaaatcaacataatcaataaaaacacacaaaaccaaaaaaacaatgtcattttatagatatcaaaataacattattttaaaatttaatcgaTTCGATTAGTTCTATTCTTCCAATAAAAAAACcgaattgaaaactgaaaaccgaatttttgagaaaaactaACCTACCAAACCaatgcaagaaaaaaatcaaaatgaaccaaCAAGTTTCGTCAGTTCAGTTCGATTAGTTCGGGTAAACCGTAAACCGAACTTATGTTATTCTCTAAATAGTCCCTGCAGAAGGGTTAAAGAAGGAAAgctatattttttcataattttaataaccACACTAGCATCTGTGCTTTCATTCACAGATATAACTAACACAGAACAACCTTACAATAACTACCAAGACTCACTCTTTAAAGCGACCAACCTCCAAGCAACTTTGTCGTAACAGTGATTGTTTGCAATCTCTCACAATGACAACAGTAGTTTTATATTGAAACAATATGTAGAATAAAACCCAAAAAACAAAGTTCTTATAGGCacgtaataaaaataaatatgcataaaaccttttatttcttcttctccttttctttttccatggCCTTGGTTTCTTTCTATATTGGAAGCAAGAAAAGATGAACCATGTAAAAGAAGCAGGAAAAAGAATTCACAGAGACAAGCAGTAAAGCAAAAACTAGAAGATAATATCCAACAAACAGTAAACTGAATTGAAGCCACCTATAAGGGAAATGGAAATCTCTATCTCCACTTGCACTCTACTCACATATTTACTAAACCTAACTGAAGATTGAGTTCATCAGAAAGGCGCATAACAGAAAAGCAAAGCAAAGGCAGCAGTAGAGACAAACTTATGAGTAATTGAAAGGCCATCCAGGGTAATTCATCCCATTGTTGCTCTCTTCATAGCTTGGCGTGGAGCCACTCCCGCCACTTTCAGCATAGTGAGAATTGTTTTGGTTGGATGACCGAAAAGGCCACAGAAATGAAAATGGATTCCTCCTGCCCGGGTTCGAGCCATTGTCCTCCCTGTGGCTGCTGTTACTCCCGGCACTGCTGCTTCCATTGCCACCGCTTGATCTGCGATGACCATGACTACGAGCACCAGTAGAAGCAGGTGGGGGCAGCTCAAGGCGGCAGACGGGACACGAGTTATGCTGAACCAACCAAGGAACTATACAATCGGAATGGTAGATATGTTTGCACGGCATCAGCCTTGCTTCACATCCcaattcaaatttatctttacaGACTGGACAGTGGGAATCAGTGTTCAGATGCCTCTGGGTGATCGTGATAGTTGGCATAGCCTCAATGGATGACTGAGGAGCTGGCGGTGGACCCTGCCTCTCATTCATGGTAAGTTGTTGAATCAACTCTTCAAATGCCGGTCCTGTGAAAAATTCACCAAAATTTGCCCGTCTCTGCCCCGTTCTAGGACTGGTATTGAAGAAGAAATCGAAGGCATCGTTATCAGACATCCTAACAGGGACTTGGCCGTGGAACATCAACCACGGACCAGAGCCAAAACCCATATTCTGCTCGGGAACCAGACCAGATCTTGCTCTAATATCAAAGTTCGTATTTCTTCCTTCCATCCGCTGCCTCATAAAATCTGCAAAAGCATTCATAATTCTGAACCCGGGGTCGGAGAATGGTTCCCCATATCCCAAGTCAGGATTACGTTCAGAATGCATTCCAAATAAATCAGGCTCCCCTGTGCCTGCCAGCTCATTGAGTTCTTCCAAAAAATCCCCTTGGCAATGTGGGCAAACCAAGCTATGACCCCGAAGCTTAACTCGTCGATTGCATTGGTGACACCAATGTGTGTTTCTGCCAGTtgacattttttgtattttcaggCCTCTCAAGACAAACCTTGAACCTCAAGACGAAATACAAACCTTGTACCTCTAGCTGAAGACCTGATTCTGCAACCAAAGGCTCAGAGTTCAGAGATAACAAATGGGCAAATGACAGAAATCATAGTTCAAAGGGTTGGGATTGTCCCATTAAAACCTACAGTAAAGTGCCAAGGTTATGATCAACAGAACCTGAGTGTTTCTAGGTCACCCACAATTTTAAAACCAAAACTATTGCACTAGTAATCACAGCACCCACGACTTGAATAGAAAATCAAAGCACTTAAGGCATTCTAGTGATTGGAATACAAGTTTTGAACAATTGCATAGCatgaaaacttaataattaaataaacgcAGCATCTGATTCACATAAATCACTTGTAAAACTGCTACAACAAATGAATTATCAGGAACAAAATATGAAAGCCCATTAACAAACATATTGCTGtttcatgcagatatatacaaaaaaaaataaaaaatcaaaggaagcaaactcattatcatcatcaattgCCACTAAAGCAAACTATGGgtttaaaaagaaaggaaaaaaatccCTGAAAATTGAAGACAAACCACGAGTGAAGTACAACTGAAGTATAAAAGTCCAGAACACCCAAAAAAtgaagggggaaaaaaaaaaacagccaGGTTGACAAAACAAACCACAAAGCTACTGATTCTGTGAAAACTGTGATCAGCAACTGATGCACCCGCCATTGGAAAGAACCGTCGGCAAGACCAAATGCATAAGCCactgaatgaaaaaaaaaaaatatatatatatatatataataataatcataaaaacACAAATAGATACATCTGAATCAAGCCTAAAAAAGTGAAACAGCTGCAGTACGATCCTAAAGATCGGAATCGCAAAAAACACGATTAGGGTTCCCAAGGACAACGTGATTCAACAAAAATGAACCCTATCCAAAACTTCCAAAAGGCGGAAACAATTGGACAAACCTCATCCGCATCTACACACGGATCTGTCATCTGTGCACGCCCGGATTAAAAGGTAAAACGAACACTAAGATAAGACACAGATTTAGAAATCATCCGTAACAGTAGAGAAAATCAAATCCCCAAGTGAAGTAGCAGAAATAAACGAGAGACGGATCGAAAATTGAGGAATCGATATGGAAGAGGATCCAAGTCAACCGACCTACGAGGCAGCAAGACGCATGGTGCGGACTTCAAAAGGGTGCCAGAGAAATCCTATccttttagagagagagagagagagagagagagagagagacagcgGAAAGTACAAAGAAGGGATGGAAATAGAGAGTGCGGAAGGAGCAGTATCAGGGTGGATTGAATCGGGGAGAGCTGATGCCAGCATGCTATGCCGTATGCaagcaaaattaaattaaattaaatatatttaaaaaatacttttatcaaTTAATGATGATTGCGTCGTcgtttttataatattttataaattaatataattattttaaaattagagcATCTGtagaggaaaataaaaaaaaaaaaaggaattctAATAGACATGTTGGGGGTTCTAGAAGATATCgtctattttaattcttcaacttgtaggtttttttattttttttattttgatattcaaattttttattattttaaaatattcttaaatttgtaatctttaaaatttttaattattttaattatatttttaaattcattattctcattaaatttatcaaattattgtGTACggttaatttgaaattatataatttataggtgtaactaaaataataaaaaatttaaaattataatattttataaattaataaaattattttaaaattagagcatctatagagaaaaaaaaaaaattcaaatagacATGTTAGGGCTTCTAGAAGATATTGTGATTGgaccaaatacatattttaacttttaaatttgtatattttttttatttaaatatttaagttttttattattttaaaaatacccataaatttgtatttttgaatcaattacactcctaaactttttattatttcaattatatttttcaatttattgttCTCAACAAATTTATCGAATTGATATATGTAATTGActgaaaattatataatttatgtatataattaaaataataaaaaatttaaaaatatagttgaCTTGAAATTACGTAGCTCAAtggtatatttaaaataataaaaaaataaatatttaaataaaaaaaacatactaAGACTAAAATATGTGTTTAACCTGATCTGATgactattttttcattttttaaatgttttgagtcttcctttcattttctaCCACAATGGCTTCATCTTTAAAGGGATCATCAATCTTCTACATAAATACAAAACCCTTTTGGCCTTTGGTGTAAAAGTATActctttttaattattctagAACAAACTCACCTACCCCCACTttgaattaatataaatttacttaaaatacaCTAATAccctataatttaaaaaaattaaataaaataggcTAAAATGAGTAAAGGTATAggtgtggatgatattattgtaaaatttaaaaagccAAATTattctaaaaagaaaaggaaaatatatcCATTTTAtgatcttaattaattatttaaaaataatgtggGGATATGGGAGATGTTTCTTGTAAAACTAAGCAATTAATGTGTGACTGCCCATATACCAAGCaactataaattaaattatcttttatttgtgTGTTTTAAGAATGTTTAACAAttacaagaagaattaaataagaaataaaattatattcatggagtttgagaaattacaaagatcttttttttttttaaatttaaaagttgtTTCAATCAATACATCTATCCTTAAACAAGATTTGTTACCTTCTTTTTGTATATAAACAAcgtaattttcattaaaaatctatctctctttttctatgATAATAACAATAGAGGTTttcatagtatatatatatatatatatttttttttttcataagtctataatgtcattttaaaaaaagaataagaatcaaagttgttgttaaaatacaacaatcgaaacttatttatttcaaacaaactcAATAGAATTTGATAAGGCCAAGCAAAAGAACAAAGTCTACTCAGAAAGGGTCACCTCAATGAGAGGTCTCGCGAAATGGTGGCTCCAGAGGGAAAGGGTCTTTGGGTGTGAGAATTAGCGAAAGGGCTCTAGGAGAAGTTGTGCGGAAGGGTCTTTTGAAGGGTCTCTAGTTGGTCTGGGTCTTCCACAACCTATAAGACAATAGACAGGCATAAGGCATACAGAGTTTTCTCTCGTGCGAGCCCTCCAATGCCTAAGTTAGACTTGGTCATGTTGTCGAAGGATGCAGGTGTTGGTCTTGAGTCTTCCAAACTACAAAAATAATAGACAGTTAGAAGGCATGCAAGAATTTTTCTCTTGCCAACCCTCCGATACCTAAGTCAAACTTGGTCATGCTACCGAATGATGCAAGTGCAATGTAAATGAGTGTCGAATGGCGTTTCCCAAAAATTGAAAGGTCTTCAGAAAAGTATGTGCCAAAGAGTCGAAGGACTGAGACACGTGGCACGACCTTTCAAGTAAGGGTGTTTGACTGTTCTTGAGTTAGGCTTCGAGAGGACTTTGGTAGGCCAAGCTTTTGGGGAAGCTAGTCCTCGAAAGATTTTCGAAAGACTACCTAAgtctttagaaaaattattcCTCAAGGGATCTTCGAAAAACTTCTTCAGGTTTTTAAGGAACGAGACCCTCATGAAAAAAAACTAACTTCTTCaggcaatattacctagaattaaattctaggtaatgcaatcaaacacacttttaattttttcatgaaaaaatatgtatgatacaactatttaaaacttctttccatggaattcattttccaagggggtgagatggtttttgttttctaggcaatattacctaaaattaaattctagataatgcaatcaaacacaccttaagggtgtgtttgatagtatttaggtggaaagaaaaatattttccaacttacatgaaaaacaaaaatcatctccccctagatgaaattttccatggaaaagagctaaaaacaagttttaatgattgtaccatggaattcaattttatgaaaaatatagtgtgtcaaacactcaaaatgaaatttaattccTTGAATGAGACATTCTccatactatcaaacacaccctaactACTGCTCCTTAGATAAAGTTTGGAGAAAAATACTCATGGACTTTGACCCAATGGTCATTTTGTAgcttaaaaaatgataataaattataaaaatgaaatatctTAAACTAATAcacttattaaattaattgtgtctatatatatatatatgatccaattagattttcctcaataattatTATGAACCTCTCTGCCCCTAGCATTAGTCTAAGAAGagtcaaaaataataatgaccTCGCCTCCTTTAATTTTATACATTATGTTacagtaatttacttacctatACTTaacttcaattaatttttgttaaataattaaaatatccctccaactttcttcctttctctttctctttctcttttctttccacaCTCTGGTTCAAAGCAGCCATGATTTGAGCCTTTCTTCCCCCCTTTCTAGTGGGTTCCAAATTTCAATCAACTGGAACCTATTACCTTTATGACTTCGCCTTTATAGAACCAAAAGTTACGTCAAGACTAACAAACAAAGAATAA
This genomic stretch from Diospyros lotus cultivar Yz01 chromosome 1, ASM1463336v1, whole genome shotgun sequence harbors:
- the LOC127791087 gene encoding probable E3 ubiquitin-protein ligase RHC1A; its protein translation is MSTGRNTHWCHQCNRRVKLRGHSLVCPHCQGDFLEELNELAGTGEPDLFGMHSERNPDLGYGEPFSDPGFRIMNAFADFMRQRMEGRNTNFDIRARSGLVPEQNMGFGSGPWLMFHGQVPVRMSDNDAFDFFFNTSPRTGQRRANFGEFFTGPAFEELIQQLTMNERQGPPPAPQSSIEAMPTITITQRHLNTDSHCPVCKDKFELGCEARLMPCKHIYHSDCIVPWLVQHNSCPVCRLELPPPASTGARSHGHRRSSGGNGSSSAGSNSSHREDNGSNPGRRNPFSFLWPFRSSNQNNSHYAESGGSGSTPSYEESNNGMNYPGWPFNYS